A stretch of Camelina sativa cultivar DH55 chromosome 18, Cs, whole genome shotgun sequence DNA encodes these proteins:
- the LOC104763401 gene encoding putative F-box/FBD/LRR-repeat protein At5g52460, whose product MSSSLEVERCNQRNEEVTVSRDSISSLPNDLFIQILLLVPTKDAMATMVLSKRWRYLWTLVPKIEYTDTSDECESMLGNWLQNAVDRSVRKVELELLWTAKPTSLRKSFYTCKTLVEMTLSDKILVDVPTSVCLPSLKILRLFFVIFKDEYSLERLLSSCLVLAGSRVYLGINDFWRYPFPIVNKLRFDVPRISVFCKYDDKFLRAISIVTSLILSLEHPMDNNGYQPGNLAFSWNQPSLAPRCLSSHLEEFAWEGYRASKEEKQLMRYILANSKCLKKVAVALVSTSNLE is encoded by the exons ATGTCATCATCACTAGAGGTCGAACGTTGTAATCAAAGAAATGAAGAGGTCACTGTTTCTAGAGACAGTATCAGTTCGTTACCCAACGATTTGTTCATCCAGATTTTGTTGCTTGTCCCAACGAAAGATGCAATGGCCACAATGGTTTTGTCAAAACGATGGCGTTATCTCTGGACGTTGGTGCCTAAAATCGAGTACACAGACACTAGTGATGAGTGCGAAAGC ATGTTGGGAAATTGGTTGCAAAATGCAGTTGATCGCTCTGTGCGCAAGGTAGAGTTGGAGCTACTCTGGACCGCGAAGCCTACTAGCTTGCGTAAGAGCTTTTACACATGCAAAACGCTAGTGGAAATGACTCTTTCGGACAAGATTCTTGTGGATGTGCCTACTTCGGTTTGCCTCCCGTCACTAAAAATATTGCGCCTATTCTTTGTGATATTCAAAGACGAATATTCTCTCGAGAGGCTTCTATCAAGTTGCTTAGTTCTTGCTGGATCGAGAGTGTACCTCGGCATCAATGATTTCTGGAGATACCCTTTCCCCATTGTGAATAAGCTTCGCTTTGATGTGCCACGTATCTCCGTTTTCTGTAAATATGATGACAAGTTTCTTAGAGCTATCTCAATTGTCACGTCTCTTATTTTATCTTTGGAACATCCAATG GATAATAATGGATATCAACCCGGGAATCTAGCATTCTCATGGAACCAACCAAGTTTAGCCCCCAGATGCTTGTCGTCTCATTTAGAGGAGTTTGCGTGGGAGGGATATAGAGCaagcaaagaagagaaacaGCTCATGAGATACATACTTGCTAACTCAAAGTGTTTAAAGAAAGTGGCAGTCGCCTTGGTATCAACCTCCAATCTTGAATAG